Within the Salvia hispanica cultivar TCC Black 2014 chromosome 4, UniMelb_Shisp_WGS_1.0, whole genome shotgun sequence genome, the region ATAATGGATAATACGAGAATCGAAGGTGCACCGCCTTTGAGGAGGAACAATGGAAATCAATTGGATAGAAATCGCTGGATTggtatttcttctttttttttaatcttcctatgaacaaattaaagaggaaaaaatgtggaaaatttacatgcataatgtttccatttttactATGTAGGTTACTCTTATGAACCTGATCCTCACATATCTGAGACAAAATGTACATCAACCTTACAACTAGACATCTGCCCTGCCCCTAAGCCTAAGCCTGACATTTTTGTCAATTATTGTGATTCTTATCCtaatgattattttgttgcaTATTCCCTTGAAGAGGATGGCACCCTCTCACCCAAGTATTTCATATATATCCCCACTTTTCTATCTAAAGAAGAATATTACTTCACTAGGGCTAGTTGTAATGGTCTGTTTCATTTTCACGATAGAACATCGGGTAGTCATGTTCTTTGGAATCCAACAACGGGAGGGTATAAAATATTGCCAAAGCCATTTATGGAATTCGATCCTCGCATCAGCATTTATTGTATGGAGTCAAATGGAGTGTGGTCTGACCATAGATTTGAAGATTACAAAGTGCTGAATCTTGTTTCGACTTATATAGAAGATGAAAGAGGGTTTTTACTTCACATTGAATTGTATTCACTCAAACTTGATTCCTGGAAGAGAATACCATGCCCTGACTTAGAATCTAGTTTTCTATCCGTTGGTGCATGCATAGATGGAGTTTTTTATATTACAGCAATTCTAAGACAAAAGACTCGTGTTATCCTTATGTTTGACTTTTCTACTGAAACTTTATCCAGTTTACCCTCACCTTTACCCTCACCTAATGACCCTCACCTTTACCCTAACTATTATTATCTTATGGAGTATAAAGGGTTGTTAGGTGCTCTTGCATGCTTCAATGATAAAGATGATCGAATCCGAGATGTACCTTTGAAATATGAACTTTGGATTATGAGCGACGGATCGTGGACTAGAGAATCTGTTTTCCATACTCATGGTGTGAAGATGCCGTTATGGTTTTCACATGATGGTAAGCTATTATATTTAGCAAGCTCGACAAATGAGATAGTGATGTTTGATCGTACCACAGGAGAGTTGAAGCATCTTGGTATCGATTGGTCTTAGGCTAATCATAAGACTGAGCCAATGATGATTCCATTTTTTGAGAGCTTTGTTCCGCTcaattgaagtttaatttaatattgaatatGGGCGTGTAGTATGtttatacaattaaataattcaacttCATCACAAGCTTGAGCATGAAAACTATGGAAGAGAAGAGGAATAAAGACGTCCGGTTGATTCTAGCGTAGCTAGTTatcttttagtttttcttCAAACAATATTTACCAATATGATTAGTTAGTTATTCCAATAATGTGTCCTGAAATATCTTTTCCTTCCTGTTCGACAGAggaatttgttatatttatatgtgttttttgtttaagtattattttttttataaggaTCATTTTTGGTTGCCTAGTAATCTCAAGAtaggcattttttttttagtaatttttatcttGTCTGTGCCCATTGTTAAGTATCCTTGTTATTGGGTGAATAGCCTGGGGCCAAGCAAAGCTCAACTTGGCCCGGCAAAATCGTTCCCAAAATCCACTTTTGGTTGCATGTTAAATTGTGATTATGACTTTCTTGGATGAGATTGTTTAGGCCAGGCGTTTCCAATGTCCAATTGTGACTTTCTTTTGATCATCTCTCAACTTTTCATCTGTAAATATggttttttgtttcatttgtaATAGAGAGAAGTGAGTTTAGAGAGTTTATGTCTACTTTGGGAGCATCCCTCCCTCCCCATGTCGGCTAAGAGAAATGTTAGGAAATTCCATAGTCGGACTATGGTTGCTCTGTGGTTATCTTGGGATTAGTCGCTTGGTAAGTGGTTGCTTGGATGAAATTAGCCAAAGGTTGTTTGGATTAAAGTAGCTAAGGAGTGCAATCATTTTATTGGTGGAGGTCCTTGATATCAAAGAGGTCATTTATtcacatactccctccgttccacagtagtagagtcatttcattttttacactcgttttgaaaaaaatgataacaaatagttaaagtagagatgtagtaaagtaagaaagagaataatgtagagaagagtcttatctacaatattctctctcttattttaatttttctccaatttaactatttataattatatttttaaatcaagtgcgcaaaatgaaatgactctcCTACTacggaatggagggagtactatattttgttCTCTCTTTTTGTGGGATGTAATCTCTATCTTTGTAAAgtgtaatgttgttttatgtaatgtttagttattattgtattgtgtTTATATAAGACAAGTCTTTGAgctaatttttgaatttcgaATAAATATGTGCTTCATTTGAGATGTTAGACATTGTGTGAGCCAATATATGAAAGGGTTGTTATCTAAAAAAACCACATcaatatactactccacaaTTTAGAAAAGAGCTAAATGAAAGTgattcataaaaaaatcaatttgatcaaaattatttgacaAGAGGGGATTTAGAACATCCAAAAGTGAATGTactctatttatattataaaaaaaacagtttATAGGAAAAGTAGAAGAATATCAAAAGTTAATGTATTTATAGTTCAAATGACCCGAAAGATTATTTTGCCACATTTCGTCACACACATATGGTAATATACCATGTGTAGTctacattaattttaatttggtcgAAATTGATTGTTGGGGATTCATGTATTTACAAGCAAATGATCCATACCAAATTGCTtgcaaactaaaaaaatttcaagaattggTCAAATTTTGAGGGTCTATTCAGCATACGaaattagaattgaattaaaattagaattctaCGAAACTGAATTTGAAcgattataattcaattctaaaatctttatatggtaaaaatgataattgagATGaagtgtgtggtgtgtgtgtagtgtgtgcaatgtgtgtgttgtgtcTGAAGGTGTTCAACTACATTATttggaatttcaattttctacttttggtatgaaattcaaattgtgaAATTGGGAGGAATTGatattgtaatttaattttgaaccTGAACATTTTGTGCTACTAaacattgaatttgaaataaaactataaacagtaaactacaaaaatggtccctggactatggggtTATCTCataaatggtccctggactttaaataTATCACCAGCAGTCCCTGGATTAagggttaatataaaaaactgtctttttgcactgttttgagacgaaaatgcccttttggggggttttggagggtttgggcaatttggtatttttacacttttaacaatttaaatctgatattatttcagttatgtactaaatctgatattatttcaaaattatcattcttcttcccttttgtcatccttcactttgtttctttatttcaatattagacttaatttatgattaatttttaatttttaatttttaatttttaatttttaatttttaatttttaaatattttaaaaaaataactgaaactattaattcatggacactattaatattgattaaaactattaatttttgttatttaatataatattcagctgaattgaagaagtacaaaaaaataatattaatcatgatggaaatataagagctattctatttagcctccttttggttgttataattgcttgtgataaaatattatgaagttgactaaaaattttatatagaagtatttttgttgaaattttctagttattttgattgttttcaaattaatatacgaaaattatattagtcttacattagatgcatatttatttcagaataaatcgtgttatatgatctatttatgattaaagctattaaatattgatcaAAACTAAGGTGTTGTCatatattattgattaaatattagacactatcaaatattgattatgctattaatttttgttatttaataatttttataattaaaaaaatttattgatatttaaaaactaaaatttaaaatttaattttgtaaaattaaatctaatattgaaataaagaaacaaagtgaaagatgacaaaagggaagaagaatgataattttgaaataatatcaaatttaatacgtaactgaaataatatcagatttaaaatgttaaaagtgtaaaaatgACCAAATTGCCCTAACCTctcaaaacccctcaaaagggcattttcatCTCGAAACAATGCAAAATGaccgttttttatattaaccctTGGTCCAAGAactactggtgatatttttaaaatccaaggacCATTCTATAGTCCAGacaccatttttgtagttcactcaacTATGAAAGACTTTAATTCCAATTCAGCATTAATagcatttttaattgttatttaaGTCCTCTATCTATCCttgtaatattgttttttcattGGGGAAAATAACATGACTAATacaataaaagtataaaactaatatgctTGTTACAAATTTACACGCACAGTTAAGGAGCACTTAACCCTCATCAGAACAGTCCAAAGTTCGTGAatttacttataaatattcacaTTTCATCACGATAATATACCATGTGTAGCCAtatgatttttagtttggtCGAAATTACTTTTTGGAGATTCatgctccctccgttctatagtaatatagtcattttatcattttgatacattctatagtaatagagttattttcctttttagcaaaagtcaacacatttttcaacatctactttattctctcttactttttcctctcttcatctctctacctttttcattttccactttattctccctttacttaggTGTCCACTATACATGGCCGGGTCAAGCCACAAAACGTGGCCAGGCCATAAAATCGTGGCCGAGCCACCAACGCCCATATTTTACACTATAGTGGACATGCCCAAGccaccaaataatttatttttttcattttgtgtatattttaattaaaaacggatatatttatagaatttgtgTAGGAATGaggtaaaaaaatgtgtatacttatagaattaaaaaaaaaaaaaaaatcaaaaaatatggAGAGCCGCGGCTCGTGGCCAATACAATAGGAGGGCCACGGCTCCCGCCCAAGAGCCGCGGCCGGGCCACGATCGTGGCGCGCCCACGTCCACCCCCTCCCGCCGCGGCTGCCCACCCCAGTCACTAtagggagccgcggctcgCGGCTCTCCCGTGGCCCGGTCGCGGCTCCCCTATAGTGGACActcttaactcacctaacacaatttttctgaATCTCCATACCAAAAAGAAACGcttccattactatggaacgaagggagtacattttataAGCAAATGGCCCACACTTAAATGTCtggaaatcaaaataaatttcaaaaaattggtCAAATTTGAGcgtaattacaattaaaaaaattattaaaagatGAGATATTATATTGTTATGATTGGAAAGTGATGTCGTATATGTGATTTCAAAGACAATTAATCCAAAAAAGTTCAATTGAAATCGCTATAAGGTTCAGACTTTCAGATTTAAATTTGCGCAATGCTTCAAAACTAGAGCCAAGAAGGataatgaatttaataatactccatttgttccattttaaaagtatcatttgagttcgacacagattttaaaaaacgtaaaaagaaagtgggtgaaaaaagatagtaaaatattagtcctacttttatatattagttttataatagagtgaactacaaaaattgtccttggactatgcgtttatctcgcaATTGAAccttggactttaaaaatatccgcaaacaaccctggactaagcgtttatttcaaaattggtcctttttcactgtttcgtgacgaaaatacccttttaggGGGTGTTGGGAGGTTttggcaatttggtctttttacactttaaatctgatattatttcagtgatgtactaaatctgatattatttcaaaattatcattcttcttccctttttccatccttcactttgtttctttatttcaatattagatttaattttataaaattatattttaaatttcaatttttaaatattaataaatttttattaattattaaaattactattaaataacaaattaatagttttaatcaatatttgatagtgtctaatatttaatcaataaggtacgacgacgccttagttttaatcaatatttaatagttttaatcataaatagatcatataacacgatttattctgaaataaatatgcatctaatgtaagactaatataattttcatttattaatttgaaaacaatcaaaattaactagaaaatttcaacaaaattctcctatatcaaatttttagtagtatcaaatttttagtcaacttcataatttttaatcacaagcaattataacaaccgaacgaaggctaaatagaataactcttatttttccatcatgattaatatgtacttcttcaattcagctgaatattatattaaataacaaaaattaatagtttcaatatttatagtgtccatgaattaatagttttaattaaatttttttattgatatttaaaaattgaaatttaaaatttaattttataaaattaaatttaatattgaaataaagaatcaaagtgaaggatgacaaaagggaagaaaaatgataattttgaaataatatcagatttagtacatcattgaaataatatcagatttaaagcgtaaaaataccaaattgcccaaacctcCCAAAACCCCCCCTAAAAGGGTTTT harbors:
- the LOC125220642 gene encoding uncharacterized protein LOC125220642, whose protein sequence is MQYSVPWKYDDHATRKYQFWIMRDGLWTRDEMVFHIPGMERPIWFSQDGMLLYFESLRHELVLFDCATGKLKYLSVNSPMRCPKMVEIFGVSCLEEDQVKQEDDEDNTLSKISLILDLDALSLESEAMMNYYMVEAMLNDTVEAGMVDTAEAEVIMDNTRIEGAPPLRRNNGNQLDRNRWIGYSYEPDPHISETKCTSTLQLDICPAPKPKPDIFVNYCDSYPNDYFVAYSLEEDGTLSPNLPSPLPSPNDPHLYPNYYYLMEYKGLLGALACFNDKDDRIRDVPLKYELWIMSDGSWTRESVFHTHGVKMPLWFSHDGKLLYLASSTNEIVMFDRTTGELKHLGIDWS